In Sphingobacterium sp. PCS056, the following proteins share a genomic window:
- the mqnB gene encoding futalosine hydrolase gives MKTLIVAATTFEIQPYIDRIDQYPQTNYLISQVGMVQTAYHLGKHLAHNNYDLLINIGIGGCFNRALPIGAVVSVDRELFSELGAENDEQFIPIDELGFGTAHYQALQNPTTRELVHKLPSGLGITVNKVHGNANEIAKLLTQVPEALIESMEGAAVFLAAAETQTQTIQLRGISNYVEKRNRATWNIPLAIENSNAVLFQILSEIYQV, from the coding sequence ATGAAAACACTCATTGTAGCGGCAACAACTTTCGAAATTCAGCCTTATATCGATCGCATCGATCAATATCCACAGACCAACTACTTGATCAGTCAGGTCGGAATGGTGCAAACGGCATATCACCTAGGCAAGCATCTTGCCCACAACAATTACGATCTCCTTATTAATATCGGAATAGGAGGTTGTTTCAACCGTGCTTTGCCTATTGGCGCGGTCGTTTCGGTAGATCGGGAATTATTTTCCGAGCTCGGAGCTGAAAATGATGAACAGTTTATTCCAATTGATGAACTGGGTTTTGGTACCGCACATTATCAAGCATTACAAAACCCAACAACACGAGAACTCGTGCATAAGCTACCTAGCGGACTAGGAATCACGGTCAATAAGGTTCATGGAAATGCCAACGAAATAGCAAAATTATTGACTCAGGTTCCAGAGGCATTAATAGAATCGATGGAAGGCGCAGCTGTATTTTTGGCCGCTGCCGAAACGCAAACCCAAACCATTCAGCTTCGCGGGATATCTAATTATGTAGAAAAACGCAACCGTGCCACGTGGAACATACCACTGGCTATCGAGAATAGTAATGCTGTTCTTTTCCAAATTTTATCGGAAATATATCAAGTTTAA